One region of Anaeromyxobacter paludicola genomic DNA includes:
- a CDS encoding VOC family protein gives MTAPAAPPLALDHLVVAAATLEDGVRFVEERLGAPLEPGGRHEGFGTHNALLRLGPDVYLEVLAPDPAQPAPLRPRLFGLDAPDVRTALAGGPRLLHWVARTSDLPGALAALAAAAGLPPGALGRPVPMRRGALAWDLALRDDGARPPAGLPSLIDWAGAPHPCGRLPERRVALQRLELSAPPGVIEALRLFPGDRVRATPGAPGALRAKLATPAGEAVLGGERGTPG, from the coding sequence ATGACCGCGCCCGCCGCACCGCCGCTCGCGCTCGACCACCTCGTCGTCGCCGCGGCGACGCTGGAGGACGGGGTCCGCTTCGTCGAGGAGCGGCTCGGGGCGCCGCTCGAGCCGGGCGGCCGGCACGAGGGCTTCGGGACCCACAACGCCCTCCTGCGGCTCGGCCCCGACGTCTACCTCGAGGTCCTCGCCCCCGACCCGGCCCAGCCCGCGCCGCTCCGGCCGCGCCTCTTCGGCCTCGACGCCCCGGACGTCCGGACCGCCCTCGCGGGCGGTCCGCGCCTGCTCCACTGGGTCGCGCGGACGAGCGACCTGCCGGGCGCCCTCGCGGCGCTGGCAGCGGCGGCCGGACTTCCGCCCGGCGCGCTCGGCCGCCCCGTCCCCATGCGCCGCGGGGCGCTCGCGTGGGACCTCGCGCTGCGCGACGACGGCGCCCGCCCGCCCGCCGGCCTCCCGAGCCTCATCGACTGGGCCGGCGCGCCGCACCCCTGCGGCCGCCTGCCGGAGCGGCGCGTCGCGCTCCAGCGGCTGGAGCTTTCGGCCCCCCCGGGGGTGATCGAGGCGCTCCGGCTCTTCCCCGGCGACCGGGTCCGCGCGACCCCGGGCGCGCCGGGGGCGCTGCGGGCAAAGCTCGCCACCCCCGCCGGCGAGGCGGTCCTGGGAGGCGAGCGCGGCACCCCCGGCTAG
- a CDS encoding NAD-dependent epimerase/dehydratase family protein — MSVDLVTGATGFIGRHLARRLLAAGREVRLLCRPASASRLDPETRALAEVAPGDLRDEASLRAATRGVSRVFHCAGQVSDWGPEALFREVNVAGTERLLAAAAAERVARFVHLSSIAVFGLPSPPEFDDDSPYGAGRDPYSRTKIAGEAAALRAHRERGLPVTVLRPAVVYGPLSTWAEEPVAMIRRGKMFLLGGGRGTCHPCYVENLLDALLLAAEHPRAVGRAYIVADDDPLPFSAYFDHLARIVGAGPIRRSIPLPVARAAATALEAAARLRRAEARPLLTHAAIDIVCTPSRLSIRRIREELGYAPRYDVAAAMAELERWFRTRALPPLAPRRPA, encoded by the coding sequence GTGAGCGTGGACCTCGTCACCGGCGCGACCGGGTTCATCGGCCGCCACCTCGCGCGGCGGCTCCTCGCCGCCGGGCGCGAGGTCCGGCTCCTCTGCCGGCCAGCGAGCGCGAGCAGGCTCGACCCGGAGACGCGCGCGCTCGCGGAGGTCGCGCCCGGGGACCTGCGCGACGAGGCCTCGCTCCGCGCCGCGACGCGGGGGGTGTCGCGCGTCTTCCACTGCGCCGGCCAGGTGTCGGACTGGGGCCCGGAGGCGCTCTTCCGGGAGGTGAACGTGGCCGGCACCGAGCGGCTGCTCGCGGCCGCCGCCGCCGAGCGGGTCGCGCGCTTCGTGCACCTGAGCTCGATCGCCGTCTTCGGCCTCCCCTCCCCGCCCGAGTTCGACGACGACTCGCCGTACGGCGCGGGGCGCGACCCCTACTCGCGGACCAAGATCGCGGGCGAGGCGGCGGCGCTGCGCGCCCACCGCGAGCGCGGCCTCCCGGTGACCGTGCTCCGGCCGGCGGTGGTCTACGGCCCCCTGAGCACCTGGGCCGAGGAGCCGGTGGCGATGATCCGGCGCGGGAAGATGTTCCTGCTCGGCGGCGGCCGCGGCACCTGCCACCCCTGCTACGTCGAGAACCTCCTCGATGCCCTGCTGCTCGCGGCGGAGCACCCGCGCGCCGTCGGGCGCGCGTACATCGTGGCCGACGACGACCCCCTCCCCTTCTCCGCCTACTTCGACCACCTCGCCCGGATCGTCGGCGCCGGCCCCATCCGCCGCTCCATCCCGCTGCCGGTGGCCCGCGCCGCCGCCACCGCGCTGGAGGCGGCGGCGCGGCTGCGGCGGGCCGAGGCGCGGCCGCTCCTGACCCACGCCGCCATCGACATCGTCTGCACGCCGAGCCGGCTGTCGATCCGCCGCATCCGCGAGGAGCTCGGGTACGCGCCGCGCTACGACGTGGCGGCGGCGATGGCCGAATTGGAGCGCTGGTTCCGGACCCGCGCGCTGCCCCCGCTCGCGCCGCGCCGTCCGGCGTGA
- a CDS encoding NAD-dependent epimerase/dehydratase family protein, whose amino-acid sequence MRVGVTGANGFIGNHLVRFLLARGEAPVAFVQRGSDPRPLADLRGAIPQLEGDLLDPASLDRLAGACDVLVHLAAVNRYWAEDPAVFARVNVAGARNVAEACRRAGTRKLVHASSCITLGASDAPVPRGEDAPFNLGALSFAYAETKRAGEAEMERQAREHGLPVVIVHPTSAVGELDWGPTPIGKPVADIARGLWPVYVAGGACFIDVQDAVRGLWLALERGAPGRRYLLAGENLTNRAFMSLVAEVAGAARPRVKVPRACLAALAAGMEWAADHVTHRHPAVTRSMAALVGRYLWFDGRRAREELGFEPGPLRPAVERAVRWFRSRA is encoded by the coding sequence ATGCGCGTCGGCGTCACCGGGGCGAACGGCTTCATCGGGAACCACCTGGTCCGGTTCCTGCTCGCGCGCGGCGAGGCGCCGGTGGCCTTCGTGCAGCGCGGCTCCGACCCGCGCCCCCTCGCCGACCTGCGGGGCGCCATCCCGCAGCTCGAGGGCGACCTCCTCGACCCGGCGTCGCTCGACCGGCTCGCCGGCGCGTGCGACGTCCTCGTCCACCTCGCCGCCGTGAACCGGTACTGGGCCGAGGATCCGGCGGTCTTCGCGCGGGTGAACGTGGCCGGGGCGCGGAACGTGGCCGAGGCCTGCCGCCGCGCCGGGACGCGCAAGCTCGTGCACGCGAGCAGCTGCATCACCCTCGGCGCCTCCGACGCCCCGGTCCCGCGCGGCGAGGACGCCCCCTTCAACCTCGGCGCGCTCTCCTTCGCGTACGCGGAGACGAAGCGGGCCGGCGAGGCGGAGATGGAGCGCCAGGCGCGAGAGCACGGGCTCCCGGTGGTGATCGTCCACCCCACCTCCGCCGTGGGCGAGCTCGACTGGGGCCCGACGCCCATCGGCAAGCCGGTCGCCGACATCGCCCGCGGCCTCTGGCCGGTCTACGTCGCGGGCGGCGCCTGCTTCATCGACGTGCAGGACGCGGTGCGCGGGCTCTGGCTCGCGCTCGAGCGGGGCGCTCCCGGCCGGCGCTACCTGCTCGCCGGCGAGAACCTCACCAACCGGGCGTTCATGTCGCTCGTCGCCGAGGTGGCCGGCGCCGCCCGCCCGCGGGTGAAGGTCCCGCGCGCCTGCCTCGCCGCGCTGGCGGCCGGGATGGAGTGGGCGGCGGACCACGTGACCCACCGGCACCCCGCGGTCACGCGGAGCATGGCGGCGCTGGTGGGCCGGTACCTCTGGTTCGACGGGCGCCGCGCCCGCGAGGAGCTGGGCTTCGAGCCCGGCCCGCTCCGGCCCGCCGTCGAGCGCGCCGTGCGCTGGTTCCGGAGCCGGGCGTGA
- a CDS encoding sensor histidine kinase yields MGERRRWEGPGRWYLPVLGAVYLAAGACVVALVNPREPSAGRPALALLAVLALLFAAQTVVGRRLLLSREHLERAVAERTRELESARAQLAVSDRLATVGTMAAGVAHEINNPLTYVLANVAFLADQLARPEQDPALRAELASAAQEAREGADRVRSVVLGLRAFAHAPSGDLQPVAIGPEIEAAVAMCRHHIEQRGRFEVRVADDLPAVRGRPHELGQVFVNLLVNAGQALAEDARQRNRVILEARPAPGGVAVEVRDNGAGIAPESLPRLFDPFFTTKPVGQGTGLGLSICHGIVHRSGGRIEVESAPGQGALFRVTLPLAAPARRTA; encoded by the coding sequence ATGGGGGAACGCCGCCGATGGGAGGGGCCGGGCCGCTGGTACCTGCCGGTGCTCGGGGCGGTGTACCTCGCGGCGGGCGCCTGCGTCGTCGCGCTCGTGAACCCGCGGGAGCCGTCCGCGGGCCGGCCGGCGCTGGCGCTCCTGGCGGTCCTGGCGCTCCTCTTCGCGGCGCAGACGGTCGTGGGCCGCCGCCTGCTCCTCTCCCGCGAGCACCTCGAGCGCGCCGTGGCCGAGCGGACGCGCGAGCTCGAGTCGGCGCGGGCGCAGCTCGCCGTCTCGGACCGGCTCGCGACCGTCGGCACCATGGCGGCCGGGGTCGCGCACGAGATCAACAACCCGCTCACCTACGTGCTCGCCAACGTGGCCTTCCTGGCCGACCAGCTCGCGCGGCCGGAGCAGGACCCGGCCCTCCGCGCCGAGCTCGCCAGCGCGGCGCAGGAGGCGCGCGAGGGGGCCGACCGGGTCCGCTCCGTCGTCCTGGGGCTCCGCGCCTTCGCCCACGCGCCGAGCGGCGACCTGCAGCCGGTGGCGATCGGCCCGGAGATCGAGGCGGCGGTGGCCATGTGCCGCCACCACATCGAGCAGCGCGGCCGCTTCGAGGTCCGCGTCGCCGACGACCTGCCGGCGGTCCGGGGCCGGCCACACGAGCTCGGGCAGGTGTTCGTGAACCTGCTCGTGAACGCCGGGCAGGCGCTCGCCGAGGACGCCCGGCAGCGGAACCGGGTCATCCTGGAGGCCCGCCCGGCGCCGGGCGGGGTGGCGGTCGAGGTGCGGGACAATGGCGCCGGGATCGCGCCGGAGTCGCTGCCGCGCCTCTTCGACCCCTTCTTCACGACCAAGCCGGTGGGGCAGGGGACCGGGCTCGGCCTCTCCATCTGCCACGGCATCGTGCACCGCTCCGGTGGGCGCATCGAGGTCGAGAGCGCGCCGGGCCAGGGCGCGCTGTTCCGGGTGACGCTCCCGCTCGCCGCGCCCGCGCGCCGCACCGCCTGA
- a CDS encoding NADP-dependent isocitrate dehydrogenase — MNKNSTIIWTHIDEAPALATYSLLPIVQAFTKGTGIAVETKDISLSGRIIANFPEKLSPEQRIPDYLAELGALTLKAEANIIKLPNISASIPQLKEAIKELQAKGYDVPDYPESPKDEAEKAVQARYAKVLGSAVNPVLREGNSDRRSPLSVKAFSRKHPHKLGAWSPESKAHVAHMSEGDFYGTENSLTVQKACDYRIEFVARDGAVTVLKKKAPLLEGEIIDTSVMSVRALRKFYEEQIDDAMKKGVLLSLHLKATMMKVSDPVMFGHAVTVYFKDVFEKHAALFQELGVNPNNGLGDVYAKIQGLPAGKKAEVEADIQAVYAKRPPLAMVDSDKGITNLHVPNDVIVDASMPVVVRESGRMWGRDGKLHDCKAMIPDRCYATAYREIVEDCKKKGALDPATMGSVPNVGLMAQKAEEYGSHDKTFMAQGEGTIRVVDDASGATLLEQKVEQGDIFRMCQAKDVPIRDWVKLAVNRARATGAPAVFWLDRKRAHDAQVIAKVERYLANLHTAGLDIRILDPVDAMSLSLERIRAGKDTISVTGNVLRDYLTDLFPILEIGTSAKMLSIVPLLAGGGLFETGAGGSAPKHVQQFVKEGYLRWDSLGEFSALSASFEHIGRAFENPKAKVLAETLDQAIGKFLDNNKSPARKVGQIDNRGSHFYLALYWAEALAAQDQDAALKARFAGIAKQLAENEARIAAELVAAQGKPVDMGGYYRPDPAKTAAAMRPSPTLNAIVDAIA; from the coding sequence GTGAACAAGAACTCCACGATCATCTGGACTCACATCGACGAAGCCCCTGCGCTGGCGACCTACTCGCTGCTCCCCATCGTGCAGGCCTTCACGAAGGGCACCGGCATCGCCGTCGAGACGAAGGACATCTCGCTCTCCGGCCGTATCATCGCGAACTTCCCCGAGAAGCTGTCCCCCGAGCAGCGGATCCCCGACTACCTCGCCGAGCTGGGCGCCCTCACGCTCAAGGCCGAGGCGAACATCATCAAGCTCCCGAACATCAGCGCCTCCATCCCGCAGCTCAAGGAGGCCATCAAGGAGCTGCAGGCGAAGGGCTACGACGTCCCCGACTACCCGGAGAGCCCGAAGGACGAGGCCGAGAAGGCCGTCCAGGCCCGCTACGCCAAGGTGCTCGGCAGCGCCGTGAACCCGGTCCTGCGCGAGGGCAACTCCGACCGCCGCTCGCCGCTCTCGGTGAAGGCGTTCTCCCGCAAGCACCCGCACAAGCTCGGCGCCTGGAGCCCGGAGTCGAAGGCCCACGTGGCCCACATGAGCGAGGGCGACTTCTACGGGACCGAGAACTCGCTGACCGTCCAGAAGGCCTGCGACTACCGGATCGAGTTCGTGGCCCGGGACGGCGCGGTCACCGTGCTCAAGAAGAAGGCCCCGCTCCTCGAGGGCGAGATCATCGACACCTCGGTGATGAGCGTGCGCGCCCTGCGCAAGTTCTACGAGGAGCAGATCGACGACGCGATGAAGAAGGGCGTCCTGCTCTCGCTCCACCTCAAGGCCACCATGATGAAGGTGTCCGACCCGGTGATGTTCGGGCACGCGGTCACCGTCTACTTCAAGGACGTGTTCGAGAAGCACGCCGCGCTCTTCCAGGAGCTGGGCGTGAACCCGAACAACGGCCTCGGCGACGTCTACGCCAAGATCCAGGGGCTGCCGGCCGGGAAGAAGGCCGAGGTCGAGGCCGACATCCAGGCCGTCTACGCGAAGCGCCCGCCGCTCGCGATGGTGGACTCGGACAAGGGCATCACCAACCTGCACGTGCCGAACGACGTCATCGTGGACGCCTCGATGCCGGTGGTGGTGCGCGAGTCGGGCAGGATGTGGGGCCGGGACGGCAAGCTCCACGACTGCAAGGCGATGATCCCCGATCGCTGCTACGCCACCGCGTACCGGGAGATCGTCGAGGACTGCAAGAAGAAGGGCGCGCTCGACCCGGCCACCATGGGCAGCGTGCCGAACGTCGGCCTCATGGCGCAGAAGGCCGAGGAGTACGGCTCGCACGACAAGACCTTCATGGCGCAGGGCGAGGGCACCATCCGCGTGGTGGACGACGCCAGCGGCGCCACCCTGCTCGAGCAGAAGGTCGAGCAGGGCGACATCTTCCGCATGTGCCAGGCGAAGGACGTCCCGATCCGCGACTGGGTGAAGCTGGCCGTGAACCGGGCCCGCGCCACCGGCGCGCCGGCGGTCTTCTGGCTCGACCGCAAGCGCGCGCACGACGCCCAGGTGATCGCCAAGGTGGAGCGCTACCTCGCGAACCTCCACACCGCCGGGCTCGACATCCGCATCCTCGACCCGGTGGACGCGATGAGCCTCTCGCTCGAGCGGATCCGCGCGGGCAAGGACACCATCTCGGTCACCGGCAACGTGCTCCGCGACTACCTGACCGACCTCTTCCCCATCCTCGAGATCGGCACCAGCGCCAAGATGCTCTCCATCGTGCCGCTGCTGGCCGGCGGCGGGCTCTTCGAGACCGGCGCGGGCGGGTCGGCCCCCAAGCACGTGCAGCAGTTCGTGAAGGAGGGCTACCTGCGCTGGGACTCGCTCGGCGAGTTCTCGGCCCTGTCCGCCTCCTTCGAGCACATCGGCCGGGCCTTCGAGAACCCGAAGGCGAAGGTGCTCGCCGAGACGCTCGACCAGGCCATCGGCAAGTTCCTCGACAACAACAAGTCGCCGGCCCGCAAGGTGGGCCAGATCGACAACCGCGGCAGCCACTTCTACCTGGCGCTCTACTGGGCGGAGGCGCTGGCGGCCCAGGACCAGGACGCCGCGCTGAAGGCGCGCTTCGCCGGGATCGCGAAGCAGCTCGCCGAGAACGAGGCCAGGATCGCCGCGGAGCTGGTCGCGGCCCAGGGCAAGCCGGTGGACATGGGCGGCTACTACCGCCCCGACCCGGCGAAGACGGCGGCGGCGATGCGCCCGAGCCCGACGTTGAACGCGATCGTGGACGCGATCGCCTGA
- a CDS encoding GuaB1 family IMP dehydrogenase-related protein: MRFLHPEREESLELSLDDVFLVPGYFDGGSRLEVDLRPVDFAGGSHPVVSANMNAVTGKRMAETMARFGGLGVLPQDMDLGTAERIIRHLKAADPRYDTPLSVSLRATLREVQGIIRKRAHDLVVVVDEERRPLGIVTHADLRDRDQYSPVKSFMSSRMVKIPVGTPNRDAFLLMEEQRVKAAPVVDAEGRLAGVLTRDDAVRLELLRPALDDRGELMVAAAVGISSAAPAAAARLAELGVSALVLDTAHGHQRRMIETIREVRRLVGRRVPLVAGNVCTPEGTRDLLEAGADVVKVNVGPGAMCTTRMQTGAGRPTFSAVLACARAARERGGHVWADGGVREPRDVALYLAAGAARVMIGTALSGTYESPGDVKEDRDGRQYKENYGMASARAVSDRASGLDLFEQAKKGFFREGISTSRIYIREGRESVGAILVDVITGVQSACTYVGATDMRQLSDRAVVGVQTAGGYVEGKPRG, encoded by the coding sequence ATGCGCTTCCTCCACCCCGAGCGGGAGGAGAGCCTCGAGCTCTCCCTCGACGACGTCTTCCTGGTGCCCGGCTACTTCGACGGCGGCTCCCGCCTCGAGGTGGACCTCCGGCCGGTGGACTTCGCCGGCGGCTCGCACCCGGTGGTCTCGGCCAACATGAACGCCGTGACCGGCAAGCGGATGGCCGAGACGATGGCCCGCTTCGGCGGCCTCGGCGTGCTGCCGCAGGACATGGATCTCGGGACCGCCGAGCGGATCATCCGCCACCTCAAGGCGGCCGACCCCCGCTACGACACGCCGCTCTCGGTCTCGCTGCGCGCCACGCTGCGCGAGGTGCAGGGGATCATCCGGAAGCGGGCGCACGACCTCGTGGTGGTGGTGGACGAGGAGCGCCGCCCGCTCGGCATCGTCACCCACGCCGACCTGCGCGACCGCGACCAGTACTCGCCGGTGAAGTCCTTCATGTCGTCGCGCATGGTGAAGATCCCGGTCGGCACCCCGAACCGCGACGCCTTCCTCCTCATGGAGGAGCAGCGCGTGAAGGCGGCCCCGGTGGTGGACGCGGAGGGGCGGCTCGCCGGCGTCCTCACCCGCGACGACGCCGTCCGGCTGGAGCTGCTCCGGCCGGCGCTCGACGATCGCGGCGAGCTCATGGTGGCGGCCGCGGTCGGCATCTCCTCGGCCGCGCCGGCGGCGGCGGCGCGGCTCGCCGAGCTGGGCGTCTCCGCGCTGGTGCTCGACACGGCGCACGGCCACCAGCGGCGCATGATCGAGACCATCCGCGAGGTGCGCCGGCTGGTCGGCCGGCGCGTGCCCCTGGTCGCCGGCAACGTCTGCACGCCGGAGGGCACGCGCGACCTGCTCGAGGCGGGCGCCGACGTGGTGAAGGTGAACGTGGGGCCGGGCGCGATGTGCACCACCCGCATGCAGACCGGCGCGGGCCGCCCGACCTTCTCGGCGGTGCTGGCCTGCGCCCGCGCCGCCCGGGAGCGGGGCGGGCACGTCTGGGCCGACGGCGGCGTCCGCGAGCCGCGCGACGTGGCGCTCTACCTCGCCGCGGGCGCGGCGCGCGTGATGATCGGGACCGCGCTCTCCGGCACCTACGAGAGCCCGGGCGACGTGAAGGAGGACCGCGACGGGCGGCAGTACAAGGAGAACTACGGGATGGCGAGCGCGCGCGCCGTGAGCGACCGCGCCTCCGGCCTCGACCTCTTCGAGCAGGCCAAGAAGGGCTTCTTCCGGGAGGGGATCTCCACCTCCCGCATCTACATCCGCGAGGGGCGGGAGAGCGTGGGCGCCATCCTCGTGGACGTGATCACCGGCGTGCAGTCGGCCTGCACCTACGTCGGCGCGACCGACATGCGCCAGCTCTCCGACCGCGCCGTGGTGGGCGTGCAGACCGCCGGCGGCTACGTCGAGGGGAAGCCGCGCGGATGA
- the mdh gene encoding malate dehydrogenase — protein MARKKIALIGGGQIGGVLAQLCALRELGDVVLFDIVEGLPQGKTLDIAEAAPVDGFDVQIKGTNKYEDIAGADVVIVTAGLPRKPGMSRDDLISVNSKIMTTVAEGIKQYAPNAFVIVISNPLDAMVTLCQRITGFPTNRVVGQAGVLDSARFAAFIAWELGVSVKDVSAVTLGGHGDDMVPLVRYTSVCGIPVMELLERKYGSAEKAAEVMAAMVKRTRGAGGEVVALLKTGSAFYSPASSAIAMAESFLKDSKRVLPTCAFLNGEFGVDGLYVGVPVVIGAGGAEKVLELKLNAEEQAMMDKSVKAVKELVATLK, from the coding sequence ATGGCGCGTAAGAAGATTGCTTTGATCGGTGGCGGGCAGATCGGCGGGGTCCTGGCGCAGCTCTGCGCGCTGCGCGAGCTGGGCGACGTGGTCCTCTTCGACATCGTCGAGGGGCTGCCCCAGGGCAAGACCCTCGACATCGCCGAGGCCGCCCCGGTGGACGGCTTCGACGTGCAGATCAAGGGCACCAACAAGTACGAGGACATCGCCGGCGCCGACGTGGTCATCGTGACCGCCGGCCTGCCCCGCAAGCCGGGCATGAGCCGCGACGACCTCATCTCGGTCAACTCGAAGATCATGACGACCGTGGCCGAGGGCATCAAGCAGTACGCCCCCAACGCCTTCGTCATCGTGATCTCGAACCCGCTCGACGCGATGGTCACCCTCTGCCAGCGCATCACCGGCTTCCCGACGAACCGGGTGGTCGGCCAGGCCGGCGTGCTCGACTCGGCCCGCTTCGCCGCCTTCATCGCCTGGGAGCTCGGCGTCTCGGTGAAGGACGTGAGCGCCGTCACCCTCGGCGGCCACGGCGACGACATGGTGCCGCTCGTCCGCTACACCAGCGTGTGCGGCATCCCGGTGATGGAGCTCCTCGAGCGCAAGTACGGCAGCGCCGAGAAGGCCGCCGAGGTGATGGCCGCGATGGTCAAGCGGACCCGCGGCGCCGGCGGCGAGGTGGTGGCCCTCCTCAAGACCGGCAGCGCCTTCTACTCGCCCGCCTCGAGCGCCATCGCCATGGCGGAGTCCTTCCTCAAGGACTCGAAGCGCGTGCTCCCGACCTGCGCCTTCCTCAACGGCGAGTTCGGCGTGGACGGCCTCTACGTCGGCGTGCCGGTGGTCATCGGCGCGGGCGGCGCCGAGAAGGTCCTCGAGCTCAAGCTGAACGCCGAGGAGCAGGCCATGATGGACAAGTCGGTCAAGGCGGTGAAGGAGCTCGTCGCCACCCTGAAGTAG
- a CDS encoding sulfite exporter TauE/SafE family protein: MPTSAPSVLHLALAFLAAFFAAAVNSVAGGGTLISFPVLVALGLPSVIANATSTLGIWPGSLGSIWGFRRELSRAEPAMRVLVAPCFLGGAAGALLLRATSSATFDRLVPFLVLFATVLFTVRGRVQAWLGSAAGRGRRSRAWLLGALGATLLVAVYGGYFGAGMSIMMLSMLGMVGMSDLLEMNALTSLFSLCVNGVAIGLFAAAGLVYWPFALAMTAGALLGGYGAAGVARRIGRKHLSRLVIAIGYTVSALFFLRKFG, translated from the coding sequence ATGCCGACGAGCGCCCCGTCCGTCCTCCACCTCGCCCTCGCGTTCCTCGCCGCCTTCTTTGCCGCCGCCGTCAACTCGGTCGCTGGCGGGGGCACGCTCATCTCGTTCCCGGTGCTGGTGGCCCTCGGCCTCCCGTCGGTGATCGCCAACGCCACCAGCACCCTCGGGATCTGGCCCGGGAGCCTCGGCAGCATCTGGGGCTTCCGGCGCGAGCTCTCCCGCGCCGAGCCGGCGATGCGCGTGCTGGTGGCGCCCTGCTTCCTGGGCGGGGCGGCGGGGGCGCTCCTCCTCCGCGCGACCTCCTCGGCCACCTTCGACCGGCTCGTGCCCTTCCTCGTGCTCTTCGCGACCGTGCTCTTCACCGTCCGCGGCCGCGTGCAGGCCTGGCTCGGGAGCGCCGCGGGCCGGGGGCGGCGCAGCCGCGCGTGGCTCCTGGGGGCGCTCGGCGCGACGCTGCTCGTGGCCGTGTACGGCGGCTACTTCGGCGCCGGGATGAGCATCATGATGCTCTCGATGCTCGGCATGGTCGGGATGAGCGATCTCCTCGAGATGAACGCGCTCACCAGCCTCTTCTCGCTCTGCGTGAACGGGGTGGCGATCGGGCTCTTCGCCGCCGCCGGGCTGGTCTACTGGCCGTTCGCGCTGGCGATGACCGCCGGGGCGCTCCTGGGCGGCTACGGGGCGGCCGGCGTGGCGCGGCGGATCGGCCGCAAGCACCTGAGCCGCCTCGTGATCGCCATCGGCTACACCGTGAGCGCCCTCTTCTTCCTCCGGAAGTTCGGCTGA